Proteins encoded by one window of Bacillus carboniphilus:
- a CDS encoding LamG domain-containing protein: MQPLARGGYTEQEVKDALHGKYAPRRIRFRYDLLDKEDKFIKTLDTVESGEVSMASLASIKRTARFKMKDDGEINWLSDRIQPFVELKIPEIKRKYDDYALEFDGISNNVRVLDNAVLNNHKNKITVVARIKPTLAGNSTQIVADKWNSTAPFGYTLRILNNSQLNVWIGNTSHNNGLTTNNANLAPNEWVTIAFTYDGSILNIFKNGILLASQTTSVGIGGVGADLYFAKRGAGGDYYYQGQIDYVHVWNKNLSQKELQDYTNKYLKGDEPSLEGLWRFNEGTGTIAYDSTSNGNNGTIYGAKWKKNGNEIETIPSSWINFPLGIFLLNSPTRSDQNNNVYRDVEAYGLTQILRDDKFLERYTVTAGTNYRDAVIEILASAGITKHNIEETDKVLPTDKDWAPGVEKLKAVNELLSAINFNTIIDDPNGYFTSSTYRSPSVRSAEYTYQDDDLSVTFPGMTEELDTFGVFNSWIVVLSDPEREPLVSKYTNDNPDSPTSTISRGRIIVDAREVDNIADQQALDAYVQRIAFEASQVYGKVEFDTAIMPMHDYNDIVQLNYSKLGISGKYAETGWTIPLRAGGKMRHSLRRVVTI; the protein is encoded by the coding sequence ATGCAACCATTAGCTAGAGGTGGATATACAGAGCAAGAAGTAAAAGATGCTCTTCATGGTAAGTATGCACCTAGACGAATCCGATTTCGTTATGATCTGCTGGACAAAGAGGATAAATTCATTAAAACCTTAGATACTGTAGAAAGTGGGGAAGTCTCAATGGCTTCCCTTGCTTCAATTAAGAGGACAGCACGATTCAAGATGAAAGATGATGGGGAGATAAATTGGTTGAGTGATAGGATTCAGCCGTTTGTAGAGTTGAAGATTCCTGAGATTAAGAGAAAGTATGACGATTATGCTTTAGAGTTTGATGGTATAAGCAACAATGTTAGAGTTCTTGATAACGCAGTGTTAAACAACCACAAAAATAAAATAACAGTCGTAGCTCGTATCAAACCAACATTGGCAGGAAATTCAACACAGATTGTTGCAGATAAGTGGAATTCAACCGCGCCGTTTGGATATACACTTCGCATTTTAAATAATAGCCAATTAAATGTTTGGATAGGTAATACAAGCCATAATAATGGGCTGACGACAAATAATGCCAACTTAGCGCCAAATGAATGGGTAACTATTGCTTTTACTTATGACGGTTCAATATTAAATATCTTTAAAAATGGAATCTTACTTGCAAGCCAAACAACTAGTGTTGGCATTGGTGGCGTAGGGGCTGATTTATATTTTGCTAAAAGAGGAGCAGGTGGAGACTATTATTATCAAGGTCAAATAGATTACGTTCATGTTTGGAATAAAAACTTGTCTCAAAAAGAATTACAAGACTATACAAATAAATACTTAAAAGGAGACGAGCCAAGTTTAGAAGGTTTATGGCGGTTCAACGAAGGTACTGGAACTATCGCATATGACAGCACTTCAAACGGAAACAATGGAACCATATACGGAGCCAAGTGGAAGAAAAATGGCAACGAGATTGAAACCATCCCATCATCATGGATTAACTTCCCATTAGGTATCTTTTTACTCAACAGCCCAACTCGTTCTGACCAAAATAATAATGTGTATCGTGATGTTGAGGCCTATGGATTAACTCAAATCCTTCGTGATGATAAGTTCTTAGAACGATACACCGTTACTGCAGGAACAAACTACCGAGATGCCGTTATCGAAATCCTAGCAAGCGCAGGCATTACTAAGCACAATATTGAAGAGACCGACAAAGTACTTCCAACCGATAAAGATTGGGCTCCTGGAGTGGAAAAACTAAAAGCGGTTAATGAGCTGTTAAGTGCCATTAACTTTAATACCATCATAGATGACCCGAATGGTTATTTCACAAGCTCCACTTATCGGAGTCCTTCCGTTCGTTCAGCAGAGTACACTTATCAGGATGATGATCTAAGCGTAACCTTTCCTGGTATGACGGAAGAATTAGACACATTCGGAGTCTTTAACAGTTGGATTGTGGTTCTTTCTGACCCGGAACGTGAGCCATTGGTATCTAAATACACGAACGATAATCCTGACAGTCCAACAAGCACTATTAGTAGAGGGAGAATTATTGTTGATGCTAGAGAAGTGGATAACATAGCTGACCAGCAAGCTCTGGATGCGTATGTTCAGCGTATTGCCTTTGAAGCGTCCCAAGTTTATGGAAAGGTTGAGTTTGATACGGCAATAATGCCTATGCACGATTACAATGACATTGTGCAGCTGAACTACTCCAAACTTGGGATTTCAGGTAAATACGCTGAAACAGGATGGACAATTCCACTGAGAGCAGGTGGGAAGATGAGACATAGCCTACGAAGGGTTGTGACTATCTAA
- a CDS encoding holin, producing MFEIAIVIAVVIALTEFVKKMDIIPVKFLPALSVLLGLIAGLFYVDVATLQEKIMFGLMIGLSAAGLFDQSKIVTKK from the coding sequence ATGTTTGAGATTGCTATTGTAATAGCTGTTGTGATTGCCTTAACTGAGTTTGTGAAAAAGATGGATATTATTCCTGTTAAGTTTCTACCTGCTCTCTCAGTATTACTGGGATTGATTGCAGGTCTTTTTTATGTTGATGTCGCTACTCTTCAGGAAAAAATCATGTTTGGTTTGATGATAGGTTTGTCAGCTGCAGGACTGTTTGATCAGTCTAAAATAGTCACGAAAAAATAG
- a CDS encoding N-acetylmuramoyl-L-alanine amidase family protein: MVKMFLDPGHGGTDPGAVGNGLYEKNLTLQISTRIRDILLNEYNNISILMSRTGDQTVSLTERTNAANAWGADFLLSVHINAGGGTGYEDYIYPGVSAPTTTYQDIIHEEVMKQVDFYDRGQKQANFHMLRESAMPALLTENGFIDNVNDANKLKQASFIENIARGHANGVARAFNLPKKSTVVYHTVVSGDTVYSLSRTYGSTIDQIKEWNNLDDNYTIYVGQVLRVK, from the coding sequence ATGGTAAAAATGTTTCTTGATCCAGGACACGGTGGTACTGATCCAGGCGCAGTAGGAAATGGTCTTTATGAGAAGAATCTCACGTTGCAAATCTCAACGAGGATTCGAGATATCTTATTGAATGAGTATAATAATATCTCCATTCTAATGAGTAGAACAGGGGACCAGACAGTTTCATTAACTGAAAGAACTAACGCAGCAAATGCATGGGGAGCAGATTTCTTACTATCTGTTCATATCAATGCTGGTGGGGGGACAGGGTACGAAGACTATATTTATCCTGGTGTGAGTGCTCCAACTACGACTTACCAGGACATTATTCATGAAGAAGTAATGAAACAAGTAGATTTCTATGATCGTGGTCAGAAGCAAGCTAACTTCCATATGCTTCGGGAATCAGCAATGCCAGCACTTTTAACAGAGAATGGCTTCATTGACAATGTGAATGATGCTAATAAGCTAAAACAAGCTTCATTCATTGAAAATATTGCACGTGGGCATGCAAATGGTGTAGCAAGAGCGTTTAACTTACCTAAGAAAAGTACGGTTGTGTATCATACTGTAGTTTCAGGAGATACCGTATACTCTTTAAGTAGAACTTACGGAAGCACAATAGACCAAATAAAAGAATGGAACAACCTTGATGACAACTACACCATTTATGTTGGACAAGTTCTTAGAGTTAAGTAA
- a CDS encoding helix-turn-helix transcriptional regulator translates to MVICLIGVYIKQSRYSRKEICEIFEISQNTLSNWSTGKTYPSVPQLLKLAKLLNVKLDDLYKLKEEEN, encoded by the coding sequence ATGGTCATTTGTTTAATTGGGGTCTATATCAAACAATCTCGATACTCACGAAAAGAAATATGTGAGATATTCGAAATATCTCAGAATACACTATCGAATTGGAGTACGGGTAAAACATATCCATCTGTACCACAATTGCTGAAACTTGCTAAGCTGTTAAACGTAAAATTGGATGACCTGTATAAATTAAAGGAGGAAGAGAATTGA
- a CDS encoding FtsK/SpoIIIE domain-containing protein, translated as MIEWVIPLAVGATAFIKTSKSEKKKIEHIMKNVGYGVKKKDEILYPKFKVKESLFDGDKHVGEKYCYTVPLGLPATKLAEMEKSVKLFSDGLKRPVEVSYQEGLLQISVYNSVLPTMYPYSTLPPKNDEWTVPMGIRFDGLIWHNFDYVPHMTVAGVTRFGKSVLLKVIMTYLIENHPDDVEFYIIDLKGGLEFGPYENLNQVRGVGSNEEEAAILLDEVHERMQRMYKYFRHNNWSNVVNTPEQKRIFVIVDEAAQLTPEKWMSKEHKKLLSMCQYYLGEIARIGGALGFREIFCTQYPTADTLPRQIKQNADAKVTFRLPTGYASSVAIDDTGAEELPSDIKGRALFKTHELKEMQVPFISDKEMRARLKNWEVRKDGTNPSTSKEKQTREDSLYFR; from the coding sequence ATGATTGAATGGGTGATACCTTTAGCAGTAGGAGCAACGGCTTTTATTAAAACAAGTAAATCCGAAAAGAAAAAGATTGAGCATATCATGAAAAACGTGGGGTATGGAGTTAAAAAGAAGGACGAAATTTTGTACCCTAAATTCAAGGTCAAAGAAAGCCTTTTCGATGGAGATAAGCATGTAGGTGAAAAATACTGTTATACGGTTCCGCTTGGATTACCTGCAACCAAATTAGCTGAAATGGAGAAGAGTGTTAAGTTGTTCAGTGATGGTTTAAAGAGGCCAGTTGAAGTTTCATACCAAGAGGGATTACTCCAAATTTCAGTCTACAACAGCGTTCTTCCAACAATGTACCCTTATAGTACCTTACCTCCTAAAAACGATGAATGGACTGTACCTATGGGGATTCGATTCGATGGACTCATTTGGCACAACTTCGACTACGTTCCTCATATGACTGTTGCTGGAGTAACTAGATTTGGAAAATCTGTTCTTTTAAAAGTGATTATGACCTATCTCATAGAAAATCATCCAGATGATGTAGAGTTTTATATTATTGACTTAAAGGGTGGATTAGAGTTTGGACCTTATGAGAATTTAAACCAAGTAAGAGGAGTTGGTTCCAATGAAGAGGAAGCAGCTATCTTATTAGATGAAGTTCATGAAAGAATGCAAAGGATGTATAAATACTTTCGACACAATAATTGGTCAAACGTCGTAAACACACCCGAACAAAAGAGAATCTTTGTAATTGTTGATGAAGCAGCTCAACTTACCCCAGAAAAATGGATGTCGAAGGAACATAAAAAACTATTAAGTATGTGCCAATACTATCTTGGAGAAATTGCTCGTATTGGTGGAGCTTTAGGGTTTCGAGAAATATTCTGTACTCAATATCCAACAGCAGACACACTCCCACGCCAAATAAAACAAAATGCAGATGCAAAAGTAACATTTAGACTCCCAACTGGATATGCCTCTTCAGTAGCTATAGACGACACAGGAGCCGAAGAACTACCTAGCGACATAAAAGGTCGTGCATTATTTAAAACCCATGAACTAAAAGAAATGCAAGTTCCTTTTATTAGTGATAAAGAAATGAGAGCGAGACTAAAGAACTGGGAGGTACGGAAAGATGGTACTAACCCAAGCACAAGTAAAGAGAAACAGACAAGAGAGGATTCTTTATACTTTAGATAG
- a CDS encoding replication-relaxation family protein, which translates to MVLTQAQVKRNRQERILYTLDRLGFATTSQLQEIHKLGQKRNTLRIIKEMESYLHKKSHPERYGENVYYLNPLGREVIGTSKERKWNAEIVEHYLMRNDFFIYLGCPQNFEIEREIVMKLKEGNTHREEIIRCDALYKKEEVMYFLEVDRTQSMSENKKKIERYKKASDIIKKKFSNSPVIVFYTGSKIRKINIEKNLEKTGLKYEIYSREEI; encoded by the coding sequence ATGGTACTAACCCAAGCACAAGTAAAGAGAAACAGACAAGAGAGGATTCTTTATACTTTAGATAGGCTTGGTTTTGCTACTACTAGTCAGCTTCAAGAAATTCATAAACTTGGCCAAAAAAGAAATACATTGCGGATCATCAAAGAAATGGAATCCTATCTTCATAAAAAATCCCATCCTGAAAGATATGGAGAAAATGTTTATTATCTTAACCCACTTGGGAGAGAAGTAATAGGTACGTCTAAAGAGAGGAAGTGGAACGCTGAAATTGTTGAGCATTATCTTATGCGTAATGATTTCTTTATTTACTTAGGATGCCCTCAGAATTTTGAAATTGAGCGGGAGATAGTAATGAAACTAAAAGAAGGGAACACCCACCGAGAAGAAATCATTCGTTGTGATGCTTTGTATAAAAAAGAGGAAGTGATGTATTTTTTAGAAGTAGATCGAACTCAATCAATGTCTGAGAATAAGAAGAAAATAGAGAGATACAAAAAAGCATCTGATATCATTAAAAAGAAATTTTCCAATTCTCCAGTAATTGTTTTTTACACTGGGAGCAAAATAAGGAAGATTAACATTGAAAAAAATCTAGAAAAAACAGGTCTGAAATATGAAATTTATTCTAGAGAAGAAATATAG
- a CDS encoding nuclease-related domain-containing protein, with amino-acid sequence MFTKSGEEPLQLTMEKALLTLIPKNHEKYKEIEVNYKKNNAGYKGELELDYHLNFIPNHYYIIPGVRLLNDVKQYFQVDTLIISSKFAIIIESKSMYGELHFDSISGQVTRKSEYFTGGIPNPILQAQRQKVQFQQWFNNHFQKEIPCYHLVSIRSPETILHGPSSIFKYVYHAEQIPNKIDALSVNHTKEIVTPYIRKKLLSLIKEQHTPAPFDAMEFYNLQKSDLMNGITCPNCNQDILKRQSSTWFCNRCLFHSKNAHIHIINSYLSIFPSISVKECQTLLRLSSRFIARRLLIGMNLLPKNQRKSTTYIKPK; translated from the coding sequence ATGTTCACAAAAAGTGGAGAAGAACCACTCCAGCTTACTATGGAAAAGGCGTTGTTAACCCTCATTCCAAAGAACCATGAAAAATACAAAGAAATTGAGGTGAATTACAAAAAAAATAATGCCGGTTATAAAGGAGAATTAGAACTGGACTACCATTTAAACTTTATACCAAACCATTATTACATCATTCCTGGTGTAAGGCTTTTAAACGATGTTAAACAGTATTTCCAAGTGGATACATTAATTATTAGTTCTAAGTTCGCCATAATAATTGAATCAAAAAGTATGTATGGTGAACTACATTTTGATTCTATTTCAGGCCAAGTAACCCGCAAATCCGAATATTTTACAGGTGGAATACCAAACCCGATACTCCAAGCACAACGACAAAAAGTTCAATTCCAACAATGGTTTAATAATCACTTTCAAAAAGAAATCCCTTGTTACCACTTAGTCTCCATCCGTTCTCCAGAAACCATCTTGCATGGCCCATCTTCTATTTTCAAATATGTTTACCATGCTGAACAAATTCCAAATAAAATAGACGCACTGTCAGTTAACCACACTAAAGAAATTGTCACTCCTTATATCAGGAAGAAACTATTGAGCTTAATTAAGGAACAACACACCCCGGCTCCTTTTGATGCTATGGAATTTTATAATCTTCAAAAGTCAGACTTAATGAATGGAATTACTTGTCCTAACTGCAATCAGGATATCTTAAAAAGACAATCCTCTACATGGTTCTGTAATCGATGCCTCTTTCATTCCAAAAATGCTCACATTCATATAATAAACAGTTACCTGTCCATTTTCCCTTCCATCTCAGTTAAAGAGTGTCAAACTTTGTTACGGCTGTCCTCAAGGTTTATTGCTAGAAGATTACTCATTGGGATGAACCTACTGCCAAAGAATCAACGCAAATCAACTACCTACATCAAACCCAAATAA